In Embleya scabrispora, the DNA window ACAAGTGGTGGTGTCCGCGTGACGGGACTGTCACGAAAACGCCCTACCGAGGCGTACGGCAGCCGACCACCCCCGAAACACGGCCGAGCCGCCGACCGCACAAAACCCACCCATCAGGTGACCGAATTCACCCACAATGACCAAAACCGCAAGGAAGCGAGCGACACGGCACGGCGCCCGGCCGCGGGGCCGTACCAATCCGGCCGATGCCTGCGAACCCCAGCCTGTACGCCCCACGGCCGAGCGGGCGGGCAGCGCCGAACCGAGCCGACCACAGCGCACCCGCAACCCGCGCGACGAACGCCGCCCCTACCCGGCCCGCCGCTGCGCACGATCCCGCCGACGCTTGTTCGCGTACATGTGCTCATCGGCGATCCGCAGCAGATCCTCGGGCTCGGCCGCCTCCTCGGCCCAGCCGATCCCGAAGCTGGCCCCCTCCAGCGGCACCGCCAACCCCTCGGCCGGAATCGGCACGGACAACGCACGGCGCAACCGCACCGCCATCTCCTCCGCCTCCTCCCGTCCGATCCCGTCGGCCAGCACCACGAACTCGTCGCCGCCGAGCCGGGCCACCGTGTCCCCCTCGCGCACCGCGGCCGTCAACCGCTCGGCGACCGCCTTGAGCACCACGTCGCCGATGTGGTGGCCGAAGTTGTCGTTGATGTGCTTGAACCCGTCCAGGTCGCAGAACAGCAGCGCGACGCCGCGACGCTCGGCGGCGGGCGGCTCGTCGACGACCACCACCGCGCCCTCGGGCATGCTCAGGATCGCGCCGGCGGGTACGGCCCACTCGTCCGCGTACGGCTCGTGCACGTCGCCGCCCGGGCCGGCGGCCGGGAGCCCGGCCTTGAGGCCGAACCGGGCGGCGAGCCGGGCTCGCAGCTCGCGCCCGTTCGGCAGCCCGGTGAGCGGATCGTGGCTGGCCTCGTGCACCAGCGCCTGCTCACGCTGCTTGCGGTCCTCGATGTCCTCCACGTGGGTCAGCCCGAACCGCAGATCGCCGAGCCCGTCGGCCACCTGGGAGGTGCGCAGCGAAACCCACCGGTACGTTCCGTCGCTGCGGGCCAGCCGCAGCTCGGTACAGCCCGCCACCGGCACCGTCCCGCCCAGGTGCCCGCCGAGCAGCGGCCGATCCTCCGGATGCGCCAACGCGCCGAGCCCGAGCCGCTTGAGCACCGGCGCCGGGTAGCCCAGCATCCGGCACAGCGCGTCGTTGGCGCGCAGCAGCTGGCCCTGCTCGTGGCCGCGCACGCCGGTCATCACCATGCCGCTGGGCGCGTACTCGAATGCCTGCCGGAAGCTCTCCTCGCTGGCCCGCAGCGCGAGCTGCTCGCGCTCCAGGCGGGCCACCGCGCGCTGCATGTCGCTGCGCAGACGCGCGTTGTCCACCGCGATCGCCGCCTGTGCGGCGAACATGCCCAGCACCTCGCGCCGCCACGGGGCGGGCCGCAGGCCGTCCACCGGCAGGTCCACCGACAACACGCCGACCAGGTCGCCCTCGGGCGTGTGCAGCGGCGCGAGCAGCGCGTCGCGCGGATGCCACGCCTCGGGGTGGTCGGGAATCGGCAGGTCGGGTATCCAGCTCGGGATGTCGCCCACGTCGGCCTGCCCCGAGCGGTGCCCGAGGAAGCGCAGCGGCCCCCAGGGCTCGGCGGCGGCCAGGATGCGGTCCCAGCCCTCGCGCGAGCCGATCTGGCCGGCCATCGCCTTGCGCAACTCGTCGTTGCCGGCCACCGCGGCGACCTCCAGATCGGCGTCGGCGCGCACGAGATTGACCGCTGCCACGCCGAACCCCAGGCCCGAGACCACGCCGTCGACGACGGCCTGCAGGGTGTCCTTGAGGTCACGCGTGGCGTTGAGGTCGGCGACGACGCGGTTCAAAAGGCGCAAAGTCGCCAACCGGACGTGGGTCTCCGTCTCGGCTGTCATGGGTCTCCCCCAGGGGTCGACGCCGGTGTCTTCTGAACAGATATCGTCCGTTTACCAGAGAAACTGAATCACAGCGGGCTTCGCGTTGGCGACGTTCCGTCATCGATCAGACTGTCACTGTGAGCCACCTCACGCTTCATACCGTATCGAGTCGGACCGCCGAACCGCCCCGGAATCGCGTCCTCCGCCGGCATCCAAGGCGCATCGTACGAGGCCGGCGCCCATTTACGGGAAATAACCCCAGGGTTCGCGGGATATACCTGACGACCAATCAGAAACCAATCGGAAACCGATCGGGCGCTCCGGTGTGCGTCAGCACATTGATGCACAGCACATCCGGGTCCGCTCGGGTGCGCTCCGACGCCGCATACCCTTGATCCGTGTCCCCGCCACTCCCGCCTCCCGTCGATCCGGCCGACTTCAAGGCCGCGATGTCCCGATTCGCCGCCGGCGTGGTGCTGATCACCGCGATCGAGGGCGACCTCGACGACGGCGGGCCCGTGGACGACGTGGGCATGACCGCGACCGCGTTCATGTCGGTCTCCCTGGAACCCCCGCTGGTGCTGATCAGCCTGCGCCGCGAGGCGCGGATGCGCGACGTGCTGGACGAACAACCGCTGTGGGCGGTGTCCCTGCTCTCGCAGAGTCAACGCCACGTCGCCGGCCGCTTCGCCATCCCCGGCCGGATCAGCGACCGGCTGATGTTCGCCGACATCCCGCACCGCCGCGGCCCGGTGTCCGGCGCGGCGCTGGTCGGCGGCGCGCTGGCGACCCTGGAGTGCCGCACCGACCAGGTCGTCGAGGCGGGCGATCACATCCTGTACGTCGGCGAGGTGCTGCGCGTGGACCTGCCCAGCCCCGAGGGCCTGCCCCTGGCGCACTTCCGGGGCCGCTACCGAAGCCTGGGCTGACCGCGTCGCTACGCACCCGGCCGCGGTCCCGGGCGCATCAGTCCGTCCGCCGTCACGGAGGCGACCGGTCGGCCGGCCCGGGTGAACACCCGGATCCGCCCGTGCATGCGCCCGTCGCCCGCGTACTCGCTCGCGCAGCGCAGCAGCAGCCACTCGTGCGCCGAGAACGGCTCGTGGAAGGTGATGTTCTGGGACAGCGCCACCGACATCGACCGCCCACCGCGCCGCTCCAGTTCGGCGCGCGAGTACGGCCGCAGCGCGACCGGGCCCAGGAAGCCCTCGGTGGACCAGGCCAGGATCGCCCGGGCCGTGGTCACGGTGTCCGGGACCGCCGTACAGCGCGTCCACAGGTCCAGGCGTGGCGGCCCCACCGACTCCGGCGCCAACGCCGCCGCGCCGCCGGCCGTACGCACCTCCCACGGCAACATCGGCACCGACACCTCGGCGCACTCCTCCGGCCCGGGCACCCCGGCCGGCAGGGCATCGGCGTGCCGCACCAGTTCGGGGCCGGCCACACCCAGCGTCACGAACGCCCGGTAGTGCTCGGCGGCGCCCTGCCGGAAGCCCACCTGGAGGATCGCCGCCGACCGCCCCTCGTGCAGCCGCTCGACCCGGACGTCCACCGGCGCGGTCGGATCCCCGGCCCGGGGGAAGACCCCCTGGAGGGTCTGCACCGCCATGTGGGGGACCACCCGCTCGGCGGCCACCACCGTCTGCGCGAGCACCTGCGCGCCGAGCGTGCGCGGGATCGGGGTCACCAGGTTGCGCGCCCGGAACCGGGTGAGCGCGGCGTCCGGGGCGACGCATTCCCCCGGATCCCCCGGATCCCCCGGATCCCCCGGATCCGCCGCCGCGAGCCGGTCCAGGTCCAGCACGTCCACCAGGTCGGCCGCCGCGATCGTCGGCCATGTCGCCACTCCACCGGTCATCCGCGCATGATCGCAGTCCGCGGCCGGATCTGATAGACCGTCAGATGTACGGAACGATCACCGCGTGGCGCCCTTCCCGGTGAACTTGACCACCAGCGAGACCAGGAACGCCGCGACCGCGATGCTGATGATCCAGCGAAGCCAGTCGACCCCCTTGGTCTCCTCGACGCCGAGCCCGGCGGCGATGCCGTAGCCGATCAGGGTGCCCACGATGCCGACCGCCATCGTGGCCAGGAAGCCGATCTTCTGTTTGCCGGGCAGAAACAGCCGGCCCAGCGCGCCGATGATGATGCCGGCGATGATCAGACCTACGAACGTCATGGGATTCCTCCAGCCGGCCGCAGCCGTACAAAGTACGACTACCCGGACTTTTCCGGGCAGGTGTCTCCTGTTCCCCACGTTCCCCGCGCGTTAACGCGAACGCACCCACGTCACAAAGCTCTAAGGTGGTTGCGTCCGCCGGGTGGCCACGGTGCAAAATGGTCCGGTACACGCCCCGATAGCTCAGTTGGCCAGAGCACGCGCCTTGTAAGCGCGGGGTCGTCGGTTCGAACCCGACTCGGGGCTCCCAGGGGCCGTCCTCCGTGCGATCGCCGGATGGCGGCCCGCTTTCGTCGGTCCGGTAGGTGCGGCCGGGCCCGCTCGCCGGTCGGCGGCGGGGCTCAGCGGCGGCGGTCCGGCGCCGGACCGGTCGAGCCGCGGACCACCAGTTCGGGGCGGTAGATCAACTCGGTGCGCGGCGCCCGCCCGCCGCCGATCTCGTCGAGCAGCGCGCGCACCGCCGCCGCGCCCATCGCCTGCACCGCCTGCCGCACCGTGGTCAGCGGCGGGTCGGTGAAGGCCACCAGCGGCGAGTCGTCGTAGCCCACCACCGAGACGTCCTGCGGCACCCGCAACCCCCGCTGGCGCGCGGCCCGTACCGCGCCGAGCGCCATCAGGTCGCTGCCGCACACGAC includes these proteins:
- a CDS encoding acyl-CoA thioesterase, with protein sequence MTGGVATWPTIAAADLVDVLDLDRLAAADPGDPGDPGDPGECVAPDAALTRFRARNLVTPIPRTLGAQVLAQTVVAAERVVPHMAVQTLQGVFPRAGDPTAPVDVRVERLHEGRSAAILQVGFRQGAAEHYRAFVTLGVAGPELVRHADALPAGVPGPEECAEVSVPMLPWEVRTAGGAAALAPESVGPPRLDLWTRCTAVPDTVTTARAILAWSTEGFLGPVALRPYSRAELERRGGRSMSVALSQNITFHEPFSAHEWLLLRCASEYAGDGRMHGRIRVFTRAGRPVASVTADGLMRPGPRPGA
- a CDS encoding GlsB/YeaQ/YmgE family stress response membrane protein, translated to MTFVGLIIAGIIIGALGRLFLPGKQKIGFLATMAVGIVGTLIGYGIAAGLGVEETKGVDWLRWIISIAVAAFLVSLVVKFTGKGATR
- a CDS encoding diguanylate cyclase domain-containing protein, with the translated sequence MTAETETHVRLATLRLLNRVVADLNATRDLKDTLQAVVDGVVSGLGFGVAAVNLVRADADLEVAAVAGNDELRKAMAGQIGSREGWDRILAAAEPWGPLRFLGHRSGQADVGDIPSWIPDLPIPDHPEAWHPRDALLAPLHTPEGDLVGVLSVDLPVDGLRPAPWRREVLGMFAAQAAIAVDNARLRSDMQRAVARLEREQLALRASEESFRQAFEYAPSGMVMTGVRGHEQGQLLRANDALCRMLGYPAPVLKRLGLGALAHPEDRPLLGGHLGGTVPVAGCTELRLARSDGTYRWVSLRTSQVADGLGDLRFGLTHVEDIEDRKQREQALVHEASHDPLTGLPNGRELRARLAARFGLKAGLPAAGPGGDVHEPYADEWAVPAGAILSMPEGAVVVVDEPPAAERRGVALLFCDLDGFKHINDNFGHHIGDVVLKAVAERLTAAVREGDTVARLGGDEFVVLADGIGREEAEEMAVRLRRALSVPIPAEGLAVPLEGASFGIGWAEEAAEPEDLLRIADEHMYANKRRRDRAQRRAG
- a CDS encoding flavin reductase family protein, producing MSRFAAGVVLITAIEGDLDDGGPVDDVGMTATAFMSVSLEPPLVLISLRREARMRDVLDEQPLWAVSLLSQSQRHVAGRFAIPGRISDRLMFADIPHRRGPVSGAALVGGALATLECRTDQVVEAGDHILYVGEVLRVDLPSPEGLPLAHFRGRYRSLG